One genomic region from Rothia dentocariosa ATCC 17931 encodes:
- a CDS encoding 3-oxoacyl-ACP synthase III encodes MSEHTAAATSDADKPGVNSDIRHRNAALLSIAHELPPRVVTSSYFDEQLSNTYKRLKMPKGLLERLAGISERRGWAEGQTFEDGAVAAAEKALQAAKVDRDQVGLLINASVTRDNFEPAVSVGIHDRLNLPRHALNFDITNACLGFVNAMTVASTMIDSGAIDYALVVAGEDPSPWHRTALRILSQPHTSREDVLAQFATLTLGSGAAAAVLGKADAHPEGHRIIGSVSRAGTEHRNLCIGGEADQGMNTDAAGLLEHGLQLVAQAWEQAHEDGWEWTDMDSYVTHQISNAHTNAIIEAVGIKRDRIPLTFPVWGNVAAAALPMTLAECAPTYKKGDRILCMGVGSGLNTALMEIDW; translated from the coding sequence TTGTCCGAACACACTGCAGCCGCGACTTCTGACGCAGATAAGCCCGGCGTAAATTCTGATATCCGGCATCGTAACGCTGCTTTACTTTCTATCGCGCATGAACTTCCTCCCCGTGTAGTTACAAGCTCATATTTTGACGAACAATTGTCCAACACCTATAAGCGTCTGAAGATGCCTAAGGGGTTACTGGAGCGTCTGGCGGGTATTAGCGAACGTCGTGGCTGGGCTGAGGGCCAAACTTTTGAAGATGGTGCCGTTGCTGCAGCAGAGAAAGCGCTTCAAGCTGCGAAGGTTGACCGGGACCAAGTGGGGCTGCTTATTAATGCTTCTGTAACCCGCGATAATTTTGAACCCGCAGTATCTGTGGGTATTCATGACCGCCTTAATCTGCCTCGTCACGCCCTAAACTTCGATATTACGAATGCCTGCCTAGGGTTTGTAAACGCTATGACTGTGGCGTCTACGATGATCGATTCCGGTGCCATTGACTATGCTCTCGTTGTTGCCGGTGAAGATCCTTCCCCGTGGCATCGTACCGCCCTGCGGATTTTGAGCCAGCCTCATACATCTCGTGAGGATGTGCTCGCCCAGTTTGCTACCCTCACCCTCGGCTCGGGCGCGGCGGCGGCGGTACTCGGTAAGGCAGATGCGCATCCCGAAGGGCACCGCATCATCGGTTCGGTATCGCGTGCAGGAACTGAGCATCGTAATCTGTGCATTGGCGGTGAAGCTGATCAGGGCATGAATACTGATGCCGCTGGTCTTCTTGAGCATGGTCTGCAGCTGGTAGCTCAGGCTTGGGAACAAGCTCATGAGGACGGCTGGGAGTGGACCGATATGGATTCCTATGTGACTCACCAGATTTCTAATGCCCACACCAACGCTATTATCGAAGCCGTAGGAATTAAACGCGACCGTATTCCGCTGACTTTCCCCGTTTGGGGTAACGTAGCGGCAGCGGCACTGCCTATGACTCTTGCGGAATGCGCCCCCACCTATAAAAAAGGTGACCGTATTCTATGCATGGGTGTGGGTTCCGGTTTGAATACTGCGCTCATGGAAATCGACTGGTAA
- a CDS encoding alpha/beta fold hydrolase: MRHLNFPKTQPPYNPHEWTGVDPRYSHMLEVPTTAPIEVRAAQAQARRWHYLDNTPALQEHGLDPIGTILCVHGNPTWSYLWRTVLDAGVNSTAPWRVIAVDQLDMGYSERTHLDLEDERRSLEDRIADLSDFTRELGLDKTDKPVVTLAHDWGGLISLGWAIEHQNILSGVMLTNTAVHHDGVERIPAALRLALGVHELGTRDSTAFLDVTLGLAQNQGRAPSEGEPGSSERALAGPQESQPRALYPSKLHEGIRRTYRAPYVHPAWREGIRNFVGDIPTGTDIPSYAHMVRIAEGVRDLKVPAFFQWGTKDPVFQRRYLFDLMDRFPQAKVHRYEKASHLVAEDEDIAAPIFAWLGQNFGALVEGYLEKPVNAEAQHREARRALDERIRNLKTSEEEAHEEFRPMIAALNERAQDTSLAIVDMDSAGDGTQVAAQLTWQQLATHVDAAVARLHALGVRPGDRVNLMVPPGSRLTTLIYACLKLGAVIVVADTGLGLTGLTRALKGANPQFIVGIPAALAAARSLLWPGHRISVEPLGKFQDRVLGVEGSVFEPAHKRSARSKTSENTLSAPIATPAVIEFPDPDPDADAAVLYTSGSTGPAKGVVYTQRQLAGMRDAIVNTYGFKSGSGLVAGFAPFALLGPALGATSVTPKMDVTKPKTLTATALASATEAIGASTVFASPAALVNVVASASELTDSQRAALAEVTTVLSAGAPIPVPLLDELSKLVPHASLHTPYGMTEGLPVTDVSLDMIRQALAEGTPNAEGDILDPFARDGVCVGYAVYGAAVAIAPLQEDGTVASEMTHEPGVTGEILVSAPHVKDRYDTLWVTEEQSISTPGWHHTGDVGHLDAAGRLWVEGRLAHVLLTAQGVLTPVAAEQSAETLDAVRRAALVSVGPAGTAAPVLVIETANRKLKQGQAPFDLSRQIRERVQEDTGIELASVLVIKEHPTDIRHNSKIDRPALGEWASKVLAGA, from the coding sequence ATGCGCCACCTTAACTTCCCGAAGACCCAACCACCATATAACCCACACGAGTGGACGGGCGTTGATCCTCGCTACTCGCACATGCTTGAGGTACCTACCACCGCCCCGATTGAGGTGCGGGCCGCCCAGGCGCAGGCACGACGGTGGCATTACCTCGACAATACGCCAGCGCTTCAGGAACATGGGCTTGACCCTATCGGCACGATCCTGTGCGTACACGGCAACCCCACCTGGTCGTATCTGTGGCGTACCGTACTCGATGCCGGCGTGAACAGTACAGCGCCGTGGCGTGTTATCGCTGTCGACCAGCTCGATATGGGGTACTCCGAACGCACTCACCTCGATCTGGAGGACGAACGGCGCTCGCTTGAAGACCGCATAGCAGACTTGAGCGATTTTACCCGCGAACTCGGGCTGGATAAAACCGATAAACCGGTGGTGACCCTCGCCCATGACTGGGGCGGTTTAATCTCGCTGGGCTGGGCGATTGAACACCAAAATATTCTTTCGGGCGTCATGCTCACGAACACAGCCGTACATCACGATGGTGTTGAGCGCATCCCGGCGGCGCTGCGCCTAGCTTTGGGGGTTCACGAGCTGGGTACACGAGACTCTACAGCTTTTCTAGACGTTACTCTGGGGCTGGCACAGAACCAGGGCCGGGCGCCCTCCGAAGGTGAGCCAGGCTCTTCGGAACGGGCTCTAGCCGGGCCACAGGAATCCCAACCGCGTGCGCTTTACCCCAGCAAACTTCACGAGGGAATTCGCCGCACCTACCGGGCGCCTTATGTGCATCCGGCGTGGCGCGAAGGTATCCGCAATTTTGTGGGCGATATTCCCACGGGAACCGATATACCCTCATACGCTCATATGGTGCGCATTGCGGAAGGTGTTCGGGATTTGAAGGTTCCCGCGTTCTTCCAGTGGGGTACTAAAGACCCGGTTTTTCAGCGGCGCTACCTCTTCGATCTGATGGATCGTTTTCCCCAGGCCAAGGTGCACCGCTACGAAAAGGCATCGCACCTAGTTGCCGAAGATGAAGATATCGCCGCCCCTATCTTTGCTTGGCTGGGGCAGAACTTCGGCGCACTCGTTGAGGGTTATCTAGAGAAGCCGGTCAACGCAGAGGCACAGCATCGTGAGGCGCGGCGAGCTTTGGACGAACGTATTCGGAATCTGAAAACTTCCGAAGAAGAAGCACACGAAGAATTCCGCCCGATGATAGCGGCGTTGAACGAACGCGCGCAGGACACCTCACTCGCAATTGTAGATATGGACTCCGCAGGCGATGGCACCCAGGTTGCAGCACAGCTTACGTGGCAGCAGCTCGCAACGCATGTGGATGCGGCGGTGGCGCGCCTGCACGCCCTAGGGGTACGTCCCGGTGACCGTGTGAATCTGATGGTGCCACCTGGGTCACGCCTGACAACGCTTATTTATGCGTGCCTTAAACTGGGCGCAGTCATTGTGGTGGCGGATACCGGTTTGGGGCTTACCGGCCTCACACGCGCGCTCAAGGGAGCCAACCCGCAATTTATTGTGGGCATTCCCGCCGCTCTCGCCGCCGCACGATCCCTGTTGTGGCCCGGGCACCGCATTTCCGTAGAACCGCTCGGTAAGTTCCAGGATCGGGTGCTTGGTGTAGAAGGTTCTGTCTTTGAGCCCGCTCATAAACGTTCGGCGCGTTCTAAAACATCCGAAAACACACTCAGCGCCCCTATTGCCACTCCTGCGGTTATCGAGTTCCCCGACCCCGATCCGGATGCGGATGCCGCTGTCCTGTACACTTCCGGCTCAACCGGCCCCGCAAAGGGTGTTGTGTACACCCAGCGCCAGCTGGCGGGTATGCGCGATGCCATCGTCAACACCTACGGATTCAAGTCCGGGTCAGGTCTGGTAGCTGGATTCGCACCCTTCGCACTCCTAGGCCCGGCACTGGGCGCTACGAGTGTTACCCCAAAGATGGACGTGACCAAGCCCAAGACGCTCACCGCAACCGCGTTAGCCTCCGCGACCGAGGCGATTGGCGCATCCACCGTCTTCGCCTCCCCTGCGGCACTCGTGAACGTGGTGGCAAGCGCCTCCGAACTCACCGATTCGCAGCGCGCAGCCCTAGCGGAGGTCACCACCGTGCTGTCGGCTGGGGCGCCTATTCCTGTTCCCCTGCTTGACGAACTCTCGAAGCTGGTGCCTCATGCCTCACTGCACACCCCTTATGGCATGACCGAGGGGTTGCCGGTTACCGATGTATCTTTGGATATGATTCGCCAGGCACTAGCTGAGGGAACCCCGAATGCCGAGGGCGATATTCTTGATCCTTTTGCACGAGACGGGGTATGTGTAGGGTACGCGGTATATGGTGCGGCGGTGGCGATCGCTCCTTTGCAGGAGGATGGAACCGTGGCTTCGGAGATGACTCACGAACCGGGTGTGACCGGTGAGATTTTGGTATCGGCTCCCCATGTAAAAGACCGTTACGATACCCTCTGGGTGACCGAAGAACAATCGATTTCAACCCCTGGTTGGCATCACACCGGCGATGTGGGGCATCTGGATGCTGCCGGTCGTCTCTGGGTTGAGGGGCGCTTAGCGCATGTCCTTTTGACTGCCCAAGGTGTACTGACCCCGGTTGCCGCTGAGCAGTCCGCTGAGACCTTGGATGCAGTTCGCCGTGCCGCACTGGTCTCGGTCGGTCCTGCAGGCACAGCCGCACCCGTGCTCGTCATTGAGACCGCCAACCGTAAACTCAAGCAGGGTCAGGCACCATTCGATCTGAGTCGACAGATCCGCGAGCGCGTTCAGGAGGATACTGGTATCGAGCTGGCGTCTGTGTTGGTTATTAAGGAGCATCCGACCGATATTCGCCATAACTCGAAGATTGATAGGCCTGCCCTTGGCGAGTGGGCTTCAAAGGTACTTGCGGGTGCTTAG
- a CDS encoding NAD-dependent epimerase/dehydratase family protein, which produces MATPAPLAARYTDPAPRSLRPVDESYFAARSGERVLITGASGMLGRETAIALLRAGYDVRVFQRSDAGIAALLPDTIRPRFEQIRGSLNNAEVIEQALVGVDGIVHAAAKVSVSGDWEDYERTNIVGTQALLDAAIERSISKFLYVSSPSVAHAGTALIGEGNGAASPEHARGNYARSKATAELTVLAANGTKLASGSTMRVGALRPHLIWGPGDTQLVERVLDRARSGRLPLLSGGTGLIDTLYIDNAADALVRGYERLESIAGRALVVTNGQPRTIAELLSGFCTAVGVPAPRFSVPAPAAAFAGRLIEKVWGRLPKSVTAGDEPPMTEFLAEQLSTAHWFDQRLTRELLQWEPAVTIDEGYRRLGLFYGDKYSRSSSAV; this is translated from the coding sequence ATGGCTACCCCGGCTCCTTTAGCGGCTCGGTATACCGACCCTGCGCCGCGGTCTTTGCGTCCCGTCGATGAATCGTATTTTGCTGCCCGTAGCGGCGAACGTGTGCTTATTACCGGCGCAAGCGGCATGCTTGGTCGTGAAACCGCCATCGCGCTATTGCGTGCCGGGTATGATGTGCGCGTATTCCAGCGCAGTGATGCGGGTATTGCAGCGCTGCTGCCAGATACGATACGCCCTCGTTTCGAGCAGATTCGCGGTTCTCTTAATAATGCTGAGGTTATTGAGCAGGCTCTTGTGGGAGTGGACGGTATTGTGCATGCCGCTGCGAAAGTATCTGTTTCGGGCGATTGGGAGGATTACGAGCGTACCAATATTGTGGGCACGCAGGCTCTTCTGGATGCCGCTATAGAGCGTTCGATTTCTAAGTTTTTGTATGTATCTTCTCCTTCGGTTGCTCATGCCGGAACGGCTCTCATCGGCGAGGGGAACGGGGCGGCGTCCCCCGAGCATGCTCGTGGAAACTATGCTCGTTCCAAGGCTACGGCAGAGCTTACTGTTTTGGCCGCGAACGGTACAAAACTCGCCTCGGGCTCTACCATGCGCGTGGGGGCGTTACGCCCGCACCTGATTTGGGGACCGGGCGATACTCAGTTGGTGGAGCGCGTCCTAGATAGGGCTCGGTCCGGGCGGCTGCCCCTACTTTCCGGGGGCACAGGTCTGATCGATACACTCTATATCGATAATGCTGCGGATGCGCTGGTACGCGGTTATGAGCGTCTAGAGTCGATAGCTGGGCGCGCGCTGGTGGTCACAAATGGCCAGCCCCGCACGATTGCTGAGTTACTGAGTGGTTTCTGCACGGCGGTTGGGGTCCCCGCGCCGCGTTTTTCGGTTCCCGCGCCAGCGGCGGCTTTTGCGGGGCGTTTAATCGAAAAGGTGTGGGGTCGTCTGCCGAAGTCGGTAACAGCCGGGGATGAGCCTCCCATGACCGAGTTTTTGGCGGAGCAGCTTTCAACGGCGCACTGGTTCGATCAGAGGCTCACCCGCGAACTTTTACAGTGGGAGCCCGCCGTTACGATCGACGAGGGGTACCGTCGTCTGGGTCTTTTTTACGGGGATAAATATTCGCGTTCCTCTTCAGCAGTGTAG
- the mutM gene encoding bifunctional DNA-formamidopyrimidine glycosylase/DNA-(apurinic or apyrimidinic site) lyase: MPELPEVETVREGVHHHAVGCVIERVRILDERSIRRHIGGSADFTTCLERTRIRGAYRRGKYMWLTLSAPEDEPFPKRGDSDDTLLPYALVIHLGMSGQLLVKTPEFPAEKHLKIVLELEPADGESTNKATELRFVDQRIFGGMFLSNLVPDIPAGTSSAGAEEISEEFLVPEAVEHIGRDPVDPSFDVAKIRRIMLRTSSGIKRLLLDQSVVSGIGNIYADEALWRARIHYAKPAKSLSAAQTRELFAAVHQVLTEALHAGGTSFDALYVNVNGQSGYFDRSLNAYGRAGEPCRRCLEAGRTSIIVREPFMNRSSYRCPHCQRTPRGLKIS; the protein is encoded by the coding sequence ATGCCGGAGCTACCCGAGGTTGAGACTGTGCGTGAGGGTGTGCATCATCATGCTGTCGGTTGTGTAATCGAGCGGGTACGCATTCTCGATGAACGTTCTATTCGCCGCCATATCGGGGGTTCTGCGGATTTTACGACGTGTTTAGAAAGAACCCGTATTCGCGGGGCATATAGGCGCGGCAAGTATATGTGGCTGACACTCTCTGCACCCGAAGACGAACCTTTCCCGAAGCGTGGCGACAGCGATGACACGTTACTGCCGTATGCGCTTGTTATTCATCTGGGGATGAGCGGGCAGCTACTCGTGAAGACTCCAGAATTCCCCGCTGAGAAGCACCTCAAAATCGTACTTGAACTCGAACCCGCCGATGGTGAGAGTACCAATAAAGCCACTGAATTACGGTTTGTCGACCAGCGTATCTTTGGTGGAATGTTCCTTTCGAATCTAGTTCCCGACATTCCTGCGGGTACTTCGTCCGCTGGTGCGGAAGAAATATCGGAAGAGTTCTTGGTTCCTGAAGCTGTTGAGCATATTGGGCGTGACCCGGTAGATCCATCCTTTGATGTGGCAAAGATTCGCCGCATCATGCTACGCACTTCCAGCGGCATTAAACGCCTGCTTCTGGACCAGTCCGTGGTTTCTGGGATCGGGAATATTTATGCGGATGAGGCGCTCTGGCGTGCCAGAATACACTACGCAAAACCTGCAAAATCTCTCAGCGCCGCCCAAACCCGGGAGCTATTCGCCGCCGTACACCAGGTACTGACCGAAGCGCTCCATGCGGGCGGGACCAGTTTCGATGCGCTCTATGTGAACGTCAACGGACAATCCGGTTATTTTGACAGGTCCTTGAACGCTTACGGTCGCGCCGGAGAACCCTGTCGACGGTGCTTAGAGGCCGGGCGCACCAGCATTATTGTGCGTGAACCATTTATGAACCGTTCCTCATACCGGTGTCCGCACTGCCAACGCACCCCGCGCGGGCTAAAGATCAGCTAA
- the rnc gene encoding ribonuclease III, producing MTNIPSEAGELLERLGVDIDAETFLLSLTHRSYAFENPGVEHNERLEFLGDSVLSLAIAEEVYRRHPELPEGELVKLHHVVVSAPALAIAARKLELGKHIRLGKGERLTGGADKDSILADTMEAIFGATYISLGREAARELVLRLIAPMLEDEQILNSGRDWKTDLQTLVTSRSWGDVTYEIEAEGPDHARVYTARAIVAKQTAGTGSGPSKKEAERLAAEAAYRILV from the coding sequence ATGACTAACATTCCTAGCGAAGCTGGGGAGTTGCTTGAACGTCTCGGTGTCGATATTGACGCCGAGACGTTTTTGCTGTCTCTCACGCACCGTTCCTACGCCTTTGAAAACCCCGGGGTAGAGCATAATGAACGCCTAGAGTTCCTGGGGGATTCTGTACTTTCTCTCGCCATTGCTGAGGAGGTGTACCGCCGCCACCCCGAACTTCCCGAAGGTGAGCTCGTGAAACTGCACCATGTGGTGGTTTCGGCTCCCGCTTTGGCAATAGCCGCCCGTAAACTAGAGCTGGGTAAGCATATCCGTCTAGGTAAGGGGGAAAGGCTTACGGGAGGTGCCGATAAAGATTCGATTCTTGCCGACACTATGGAAGCTATCTTTGGAGCCACGTACATCAGCTTGGGACGGGAAGCCGCCCGTGAGCTCGTCCTGCGGTTGATTGCGCCCATGCTAGAAGACGAGCAAATTCTCAATTCCGGACGCGACTGGAAAACCGATCTGCAGACGCTGGTAACCTCGCGGTCTTGGGGAGATGTAACCTACGAGATCGAAGCAGAAGGCCCCGACCATGCTCGCGTGTATACTGCCCGCGCTATCGTGGCAAAGCAGACCGCGGGTACCGGAAGCGGACCTAGCAAGAAGGAAGCAGAGCGTCTCGCAGCAGAAGCTGCGTATCGCATACTAGTCTAA
- the rpmF gene encoding 50S ribosomal protein L32, whose amino-acid sequence MAVPKRKMSRANTRARRSQWKASVPPLVKTVENGRVTYSLPHQAKVVTDAAGNALFLEYKGRKVADA is encoded by the coding sequence GTGGCTGTTCCCAAGCGCAAGATGTCCCGCGCTAACACCCGCGCGCGTCGTTCCCAGTGGAAGGCATCTGTGCCGCCGCTGGTTAAGACTGTTGAAAACGGTCGCGTGACTTACAGCCTGCCTCACCAGGCAAAGGTTGTAACCGACGCTGCAGGCAACGCCCTGTTCCTGGAATACAAGGGCCGTAAGGTCGCCGACGCTTAA